In Neorhizobium galegae, the following proteins share a genomic window:
- a CDS encoding RsmB/NOP family class I SAM-dependent RNA methyltransferase: protein MRLGGRIAGAIEVLADIETRRRPVADALKDWGLAHRFAGSGDRAAIGNIVYDALRMRLSHAWLMDDESPAALAYAVLIRQWGFTPEALQAEFTDDRFAPPALTEANLSSLASRNLEDAPLHVQGDIPDWIQPSFEANFGEDWLVEAKALADRPTLDLRANTLKASREKVVKALERSNAKASRIARNGIRIAAGEGASRLPNVTAELSFQKGWFEVQDEGSQIVAELVQPGEHDQVLDYCAGGGGKTLAMAAAMHNKGQIHAYDADRKRLAPIIERLRRAGTRNVQVHDDARQLNTLKGKLDAVLVDAPCTGTGTWRRRPDTKWRLTPKNLDERLAQQQEALSEAAAFVKPNGALLYVTCSVLPEENDAQVSRFCAENPEFSITSAAARWDQIFGKDTPHPRSQDALTVTLTPASTDTDGFFFCRMQRKV, encoded by the coding sequence ATGCGATTGGGCGGACGAATTGCCGGGGCCATTGAGGTGCTGGCCGATATCGAGACGCGCAGGCGCCCTGTCGCCGATGCCCTCAAGGACTGGGGCCTCGCCCATCGTTTCGCCGGTTCCGGCGATCGTGCCGCAATCGGCAACATCGTCTACGACGCGTTGCGCATGCGTCTGTCGCATGCCTGGCTCATGGACGACGAAAGCCCGGCGGCCCTCGCCTACGCGGTCCTGATCCGGCAATGGGGCTTCACACCCGAGGCACTCCAGGCCGAGTTTACCGACGACCGTTTCGCGCCACCGGCCCTGACCGAGGCGAACCTCTCGTCGCTCGCCTCCCGCAACCTTGAGGATGCGCCCCTGCACGTGCAGGGCGACATACCCGACTGGATCCAGCCGTCCTTCGAAGCCAATTTCGGCGAGGACTGGCTCGTTGAGGCCAAGGCACTGGCCGACCGCCCGACCCTCGATCTGCGCGCCAACACGCTGAAGGCGTCTCGCGAGAAGGTCGTCAAGGCGTTGGAACGCTCGAACGCAAAGGCTTCGCGCATCGCCCGCAACGGCATCCGGATTGCCGCCGGCGAGGGAGCATCCCGCCTGCCCAACGTTACCGCCGAGCTTTCGTTCCAGAAAGGCTGGTTCGAAGTTCAGGACGAAGGCTCGCAGATCGTCGCCGAACTCGTGCAGCCGGGCGAACACGACCAGGTTCTCGATTACTGCGCCGGCGGCGGCGGCAAGACGCTCGCTATGGCGGCCGCCATGCACAACAAGGGCCAGATCCACGCCTATGACGCCGACCGCAAGCGGCTGGCGCCGATCATCGAGCGGCTGCGCCGCGCCGGCACCCGCAATGTGCAGGTGCATGACGACGCGCGCCAGCTCAACACGCTGAAGGGCAAGCTGGACGCGGTCCTGGTCGATGCCCCCTGCACCGGCACCGGCACATGGCGCCGCCGGCCGGACACCAAATGGCGACTGACCCCGAAGAACCTGGACGAGCGCCTCGCCCAGCAGCAGGAAGCGCTCTCCGAAGCCGCCGCCTTCGTGAAGCCGAACGGCGCGCTTCTTTACGTCACCTGTTCCGTTCTGCCGGAGGAGAACGACGCGCAGGTTTCCCGCTTCTGCGCTGAAAATCCCGAATTCTCGATCACGTCGGCGGCAGCCCGCTGGGATCAGATTTTTGGAAAAGACACGCCCCATCCACGATCGCAGGATGCGCTGACAGTGACGCTGACGCCCGCAAGTACCGATACGGACGGATTCTTTTTCTGCCGTATGCAACGCAAAGTTTGA
- a CDS encoding SDR family oxidoreductase — translation MNVMIFGCGYSGRAIAEAFKSEGHRVSGTVRTAHKALELAAHDIKAFVFDGSPFSGELLAELRETTHLVQSIPPGTEGDPLLKLVSGQLRALCPKLEWVGYLSTVGVYGDHGGGWVTEETPGSPIQGRSVERVDTEEAWATEGRAAGLPVASLRLSGIYGPGRNAFVNLARGTARRIIKRGQVFNRIRVEDIAGAALFLAKGNMGGLYNVTDDEPGPPQDVIVEAARLMGVEPPPEQDFETADMTPMARSFYGANKRVSNARIRAAGFEFRFPNYRMSLAEMWTSRRWRG, via the coding sequence ATGAATGTGATGATCTTCGGATGCGGCTATTCGGGGCGGGCAATCGCCGAGGCCTTCAAATCCGAAGGCCATCGGGTCTCCGGCACCGTCAGAACGGCCCACAAGGCACTGGAGCTTGCGGCCCATGACATCAAGGCCTTCGTGTTCGACGGCAGCCCGTTCAGCGGCGAACTGCTGGCCGAGCTTCGGGAGACGACGCACCTGGTGCAGTCGATCCCGCCCGGCACCGAGGGCGATCCGCTGCTCAAGCTCGTCTCGGGGCAGCTGCGCGCGCTTTGCCCGAAGCTCGAATGGGTGGGTTATCTCTCGACCGTCGGCGTTTATGGCGATCATGGCGGCGGCTGGGTCACCGAGGAGACCCCGGGCAGCCCGATCCAGGGCCGGTCGGTCGAGCGGGTCGATACGGAAGAGGCCTGGGCCACGGAAGGGCGGGCCGCCGGTCTGCCGGTGGCGAGCCTGCGCCTCTCCGGTATCTACGGCCCCGGCCGCAACGCCTTCGTCAACCTTGCCCGCGGCACTGCGCGGCGCATTATAAAGAGAGGCCAAGTCTTCAACCGGATCCGCGTCGAGGATATCGCCGGCGCGGCGCTCTTCCTCGCGAAGGGCAATATGGGCGGCCTATATAATGTCACCGACGATGAGCCCGGTCCGCCGCAGGATGTCATCGTCGAAGCGGCACGCCTGATGGGTGTCGAGCCGCCGCCGGAACAGGATTTCGAGACTGCCGACATGACGCCAATGGCGCGCTCCTTCTATGGCGCCAACAAGCGCGTTTCCAACGCCAGGATCCGCGCCGCGGGCTTCGAATTCCGCTTCCCGAACTACCGGATGTCGCTCGCCGAAATGTGGACCTCGCGCCGCTGGCGAGGTTGA
- a CDS encoding septal ring lytic transglycosylase RlpA family protein, with amino-acid sequence MTTIRRSTFAAASIAAFATLGAAQANAAPGCGHASWYALGSKTASGERMNPSLMTAAHRTLPFGTKVVVTNKRNGKSVVVRINDRGPFIRGRVIDVSKAAAKNIGMISSGTAQVCYQIVDASDQKVPGKGLKAIEG; translated from the coding sequence TTGACAACAATTCGACGCTCGACTTTCGCCGCGGCCTCCATTGCTGCTTTTGCAACTCTCGGCGCCGCGCAGGCCAATGCTGCGCCCGGATGCGGTCACGCATCCTGGTATGCCCTCGGATCGAAGACCGCATCCGGGGAAAGAATGAACCCCTCTCTGATGACGGCGGCCCACCGGACGCTGCCATTCGGCACCAAGGTTGTCGTGACGAACAAGCGCAACGGCAAAAGCGTCGTCGTTCGCATCAACGACCGCGGGCCATTCATCCGCGGCCGGGTGATCGACGTTTCCAAGGCCGCAGCCAAGAACATCGGCATGATCAGCTCCGGCACCGCCCAGGTCTGTTACCAGATCGTCGACGCCAGCGATCAGAAGGTCCCGGGCAAGGGCCTGAAAGCGATCGAAGGCTGA